The following is a genomic window from Niveispirillum cyanobacteriorum.
TGCCGCCGCCTTGGTGCTGATGCGCGCCGACAATGCCGCCAAGCGTGGCGTGGCCCCGCTGGCCCGCATTGCCTCCTGGGCCACCGCCGGCGTCGATCCCACCATCATGGGCACCGGCCCCATCCCGGCCAGCCGCGAGGCGCTGCGCAAGGCCGGCTGGTCCATCGATCAGTTGGACCTGATCGAAGCGAACGAGGCTTTTGCCGCCCAGGCCATCGCCGTGAACCGCGACCTGGGCTTTGACACCTCCAAGGTCAATGTCAATGGCGGCGCCATTGCGCTGGGCCATCCGATCGGTGCATCGGGTGCCCGCGTGCTGGTGACGCTGCTGCATGAAATGGTGCGGCGGGATGCCAAGAAGGGTCTGGCGACCCTGTGCATCGGCGGCGGCATGGGCGTTGCCCTCTGCGTCGAACGCGACTGACGACAGTTTAAGCGGGGGTGCCAAAAGCACCCCCGTTCGCTTTCAGGGTTCGGACTGCCCTGAGGCATATCAAGGCGGCAAACCGCCGCCGGTATTAAAGTTCAATGATTTACAGCCGGCCTGAAGGCCACAACAACGGGGGAAACAAATGGCACGAGTGGCATTGGTGACGGGTGGTACGCGCGGCATTGGCGAGGCGATTTCCGTCGCGCTGAAGGATGCCGGCTATATCGTCGCCGCGAACTACGCCGGCAATGACGCGGCCGCCGCCGAATTCACCGAACGCACGGGCATCAAGGCCTATAAGTTCGACGTGTCGGACTTCGACGCGGTGAAGGCGTCCGTCGCGCAGATTGAGGCTGATCTGGGCCCGGTCGACGTGCTGGTCAACAATGCCGGCATCACCCGTGACGGCACCATGCACCGGATGAGCTTTGAGCAGTGGAACGCCGTCATCCAGACGAACCTGACCTCTTGCTTCAACACCTGCCGCGCCGTCATCGACGGCATGCGCGAGCGTAATTTCGGCCGCATCGTCAATATCGGCTCGATCAATGGTCAGGCCGGTCAGTACGGTCAGGTGAACTACGCCGCCGCCAAGTCGGGCATTCATGGCTTCACCAAGGCCCTGGCCCAGGAAGGGGCCGCCAAGGGTATCACCGTGAACGCCATCGCCCCCGGCTATATCGACACCGACATGGTCCGCGCCGTGCCCGCCGACGTTCTGAAGAAGATCGTCGCCAAGGTGCCGGTGGGCCGCCTGGGCCAGGCCTCGGAAATCGCCCGTGGCGTGCTGTTCCTGGTGGCGGACGAAGGCGGCTTCATCACCGGCTCGACCCTGTCCATCAATGGCGGCCAGCACATGTATTGATCAAGCTTGGCGGTGGGGCCTATCTTCGGCCCCACCGCTATTCTTGGGGGCGTTCTCATGGGTTTGGCCGAGGATTACCGCCGCGATGGCTGGGTGAAGGTGCCCGGTCTTGTCGATCCGGCGCGCATTGATGCATTACAGGCGGCCTACACGACCCATCTTCTGCCCAGCCGGGCCAAATTCTTCAGGCAGAATACCAACCGGTATGAACCGAACGATATTGACGGGCATGGCCACGTCATCAATTCCTTTCTGGACCCCCACCATTACCGGTCCGTTCCGCATGTGCGTCAGGGCGTTCTCGACATCCTGTTCGACCCGGCGCTGAAGGCTGCGCTGGCGGAAGCGACGGGCCATGCCGAGTTGGACCTGATGCAGTCCATGCTGTTCGACAAGAACGCAGCCACCCCGCCGCATCAGGACTGGTGGTACCTGGACAGCGTGCCCAATGGGCAGCTGGCGGCTACCTGGATCGCGCTGGAGGATATCCCCGCCGAGGCGGGCCGCTTCTACCTGATGAGCGGCACGCACGAAATGAAACTCCATGATGATCTGCGATCACTGCGCCACGATACCTGGCTGGGCCTGATGAAGGACTATGTCGACAGCCATGCCGATGCCGTGGAGGCTCCGGAGATGCGCAAGGGCGACGTGATTATCTGGAATTCCCGCACCATTCATGGCGCGTTGCCCACGCAAGATCCGGCCCTGTCGCGCAAGTCTCTGACGGCGCATTACCTGCCGCAGGGCATGGTGTTCGGCAACCTGTTCACCGCCAAGGACTGGATCAGCTTCACCCAGGACGGCCCCTACCGTTACTTCGCCAACCAGCCTGAATACAGCCTGGGGGCTGACATCAAGGCCCGCCTGAAGGTCGCCGTGTACGACAACCCCAGCCTGATGCGCGTGGCGCGGATGGCGCAGAAAATCCTGCGGCGGGCGTAGGTAAAGGCCGGCCCATCCATGCCCCCTCCCACCCATCCCCGCGTCGGCGTTGGCTGTCTGGTCTGGAAAGGCGGGCAGGTCCTGTTGATCCGGCGGGGCAAGCCACCCGGATATGGCGAATGGTCCCTGCCCGGTGGGTCGCAGGAACTGGGGGAGACCCTGTTTGCGGCGGCGGAGCGGGAGGTGCGTGAGGAGACAGGCGTCACGGCACGGGCGCGCTCGGTGCTGACGGCCGTCGACAATATCGTCCATGACGCCGATGGTCGGCTTGCCTTCCACTACACCATTGTGGATGTGGAGGCGGACTGGATTGCGGGTGACCCTATCCCCAGCGATGATGCCCTGGATGCGCGCTGGGCCGATCTGGTGGCGTGCGAGGCGCTGGTGGTCTGGGAGCCGTTGAAGCAGGTCCTGCGCACAGCCTTCGCCCGCCGCTAACTCTTGCTGACGGTTGCGACCGATTATAGGATCAAGGCACATCCTGGACAGATGTGCCTTGATCCTTTCCATTCTGAGAAACCGTGCAACGCACCTGCTTTTTCTGTTGCACCATGTTTCACATATTCTGAAAAATCGGTATGGCGGCTCCCGCACCAAACTGCCGAGGGTATGCGACCCTTGGCAGTTTGAAGGCTGGCGACTGCCAGCCCGGCACCTCATGGTGCCGCAAGCCAAGGCGGCGGAGGCCGCCGCCCGGCGCTTGAGGGAACATGAAAATCAGTGACTCAACACTTGGCCCAGGAAAGCCTTGGTGCGGTCGTTCTGGGGGGCATCGAAGAACTGGTCGGGCGGGGCCACTTCCACGATCTCGCCCTTGTCCATGAAAACCACGCGGTCGGCCATGCGACGGGCGAAACCCATTTCGTGGGTGACGACCAGCATGGTCATGCCGGAGGCCGCCAGATCGCTCATCACGTCCAGCACTTCCTTGACCATTTCGGGGTCAAGCGCGCTGGTCGGCTCATCGAACAGCATGATGGACGGGTCCATGCAGAGCGCGCGGGCGATGGCCACGCGCTGCTGCTGTCCGCCCGAAAGCTGGCCCGGATATTTCAGCGCCTGATCGGGGATGCGCACCCGCTCCAGCAGTTGGCGCGCCTTGGCCTCCGCTTCGGCGCGCGGCATCTTCTTCACCCACATGGGGGCCAGAATGCAGTTTTCCAGAACGGTCAGATGCGGGAACAGGTTGAACTGCTGGAACACCATGCCGACGTCGCGACGGATACTCTCCACATGGCGCACGTCATCGTCGAGCGGCACACCCTTGACGATGATGTCGCCGGCCTGATGTTCCTCCAGCCGGTTGATGCAGCGGATGGTAGTGGATTTGCCAGACCCGGACGGCCCACAAATCACAATCCGCTCCCCCTTGGCGACCGACAGGTTGACGTCGCGCAACACATGAAAGGCGCCGTACCATTTATTGACGCCACGCAGTTCGATGATGGCTTCGGTGGTCATTCAGAAAACTCCGTATCGAAGCGACGGGCGGTGATTGTGGCAAACATCTTCAGCATCACAGCCCTCACCGCCGCCTCCCCTGCCCAAGGACGGTCTCCAAATACCGGCTGTAGCGGGAGAGCGCGTAGCAGAACAGGAGGTAGATGACGCCCACAAACAGATAAGCTTCCTTGTAAAAGCCGCGCCAGGCCGGATCGGTCAGGGCGGCCTTGGCCGTGGACAGCAGATCCAGAAGGCCGATGACGATGACCAGGCTGGTATCCTTGAAGCTGGCAATGAAGGAATTGACCAGCGGCGGGATCACCAGCGACAGGGCCTGCGGCAGGATGATCAGGCGCTGGCGCTGCCAATAGCCCAGACCAAGGGCCTGGGCCGCCTCCACCTGTCCCTTGGGGATGGCCTGCAGACCAGCGCGCACCACCTCTGCCACATAGGCGGCGGAGAACAGGCAGATGCCGATCAGGGCCCGCAGCACCTTGTCGATGGACACACCCGCCGGCAGGAACAGCGGCAGCATGACCGAGGCCATGAACAGGATGGAGATCAGCGGAACGCCGCGCACCAGCTCAATATAGACCACCGACAGGCCGCGCATGACGGGCAGGTCCGACGTCCGGCCCAGCGCCAGCAGCACGCCCAGCGGGAAACTGGCCACCAGCCCGACGATGGACAGAGCCAGCGTCAGCGGCAGCCCGCCCCAGAGTTCTGTCGGGACATAATCCAGGCCCAGCACCCCACCGAACATCATCAGCGCCGAAAAGCCGATGCCCACCGTCCAGATATAAATCAGCGCCTTGCCCCAGAACCGGCGATCCGCTGAGACGACCAGGGTGCCGATCATGGACAGGATGGCCAATGTCGGGCGCCAATGCTGATCATCGGGGAAGGTCCCGAACAGAATGAAGCGCCACTTCTCGGCCAGGAAGGCCCAGCAGGCACCCCCGGCCTCCCGGCAGGCCGCCGCATCACCGGTCCAGCTGGCCTTGACCAGGGCCCAGTCGATGATGCCCGGAATGGCGCGGGCCAGCACATAGGCGATCAGCAGCGTCAGCAGCGCGTTGTACCAAGTGGAAAACAGGTTGGCCCGCGCCCAGGCTACCGGCCCCTGATTGGGGCGGATGGGAGCGGCGCGGTCTTGGGTGGTCTCGGTCACACTCATCTCACCGCTCCACCAGCGCCACGCGGCTGTTGTACCAGTTCATCAGGAAGGACAGGCTGAGGCTGATGATCAGATAGGCCGCCATGATCGACAATACGCCCTCCACCGCCTGCCCCGTCTGGTTGATCGTGGTGTTGGCGATGGAGACGAAGTCGGGATAGCCGATGGCCACCGCCAGCGAGCTGTTCTTGGTCAGGTTCAGATACTGACTGGTCGTCGGCGGGATGATGACGCGCAGGGCCTGCGGCAGGACGACAAGCCGCAGCAACTGTCCCCGCGTCAGGCCCAGCGCCGTCGCGGCCTCCGTCTGGCCCTTGGGCACCGCCAGGATGCCGGACCGCACGATCTCGCCAATGAAGGCAGCGGTGTAGATGACAAGACCGAACAGCAGCGCCGCGAATTCCGGGGAAAGGGTCATACCGCCGCGGAAGTTGAAGCCCTGCAAGACCGGCATGTCGATGGCCCCGCCACCACTGGCCAGAAGGACCAGCAACGGCAGGCCGAAGACGAGGCCCAGCCCGATGGGCAGCATCGACAGGCGCTTGCCCGTTGCCGCCTGCCGCTTGGCGTTCCAGGCGGCGATCACCAGGGTCAGGATGATGCCCAGGCCGAACAGGGCGGCGACCCAGGCCCAGATCGGATCATCGGCGGGGGCCGGCAGCTTCAGCCCGCGGTTGGACAGGAACACGCCCGGCAGCGGCGCCAGCGCCTGACGCGGCCCCGGCAATCCTTCAGTCAGCAGCCCGTACCAGAGGAACAGCTGCAGCAGCAGTGGCACATTGCGCACCGTCTCCACATAGAAGGCAGCGATGCGCGCCACCAACCAGTTCGACGACAGGCGGGCAATACCCAGCACTACGCCCAGCAGCGTCGCCAGCAGGATGCCGATTCCCGACACTTTCAGCGTGTTCAGGATGCCGACCAGAAACGCCGTGGAATAATGATCCTGCGGCCCAAATTCGACCAGCGTCTCCCCGATCTGGAATCCAGCCTCCCGGTCCAGAAAGCCAAAGCCCGACGCGATCGACAACCGCGCCAGATTGTCCATCGTATTGCCGACCAGATACCAGGCAACCAGCGCCACAGCCAAGGCCACGCCAAGCTGCGCCAGGACGGCACGGACAATGGGGTTGTTGATGGACAGGTGAAAGGCCGCCCGCCCAGGGGGGGCGGCGGCCTTGGTCGCGGTCGCGTTGCTGTCGCTCATCGGCGTCCGGTTCCGGGCGTCAGATCAGCGGATCGGCGGGGCATACATCAGCCCGCCATTGGTCCACAGCGCGTTCAGGCCGCGATCCAGCTTCAGCGGCGTTTTCTTGCCGATATTGCGTTCGAAAATCTCACCGTAATTACCGACGGCCTTGATGGCGCGATAGGCCCAGGCCTTGTCCACGCCAAGACCGGTACCCAGGTCACCCTGCACACCCAACAGGCGCTGCACCGACGGGTCGGGGTCCTTCAGCTTGGCATCGATATTGGCCTGGGTGATGCCTTTCTCCTCCGCCTCGATCAGGGCGTAGATGGTCCAGCTGACAATGTCGCGCCATTGGTTGTCGCCATGACGGACGACGGGCGCCAGCGGCTCCTTCGACATCACCTCCGGCAAGATGATGAAATCATCGGGCTTGGTGGCAACAGAGGCACGCACGCCGGCCAGACCGGAAATGTCGGTGGTCAGCACGTCGCAGCGACCGGCGAAGAAGGCGGCATTTACCTCGTCCAGCGCCTCGATCACCACGGGCTTGAAGGACAGGTTATGGGCACGGAACCAGTCGGCCAAGTTCAGCTCGGTCGTGGTGCCCGGCTGTACACAGACGGTGGCACCGTCCAGCTGCTTGGCAGACGTCACGCCCAGGCTTTTGGCAACCATTAGACCCTGGCCATCATAATAGACAGGCGGGGCGAAATCGAGGCCTTGGGCATCGCGGGTCAGCGACCAAGTGGTGTTACGAACCAGCAGGTCGATCTCACCCGACTGAAGCGCGGTCAGACGCTGCTGCGCCGACAGCGGCGTGTAGCGGATCTTGGTTGTATCGTTCAGGATGACAGCGGCAACGGCCTTGCAGATATCAACGTCCAGGCCCGTCCACTTGCCCTGGCTGTCGGGGCTGGAAAAGCCCGGCAGGCCGGTATTCACGCCACAGGTCAGCTGCCCCTTGCTTTTGACCGCATCCAATGTCGGACCGGCGAGCGCCGGAACGGCGGTGAAGGCAACATATGCGGCGGCCAGGGCGACCGCACCCCCAAGGCGAAGGCTCATCGTCTTTGGTTCCCCTGTTTTACCGGGGCGGGATGTCCGTCCGCCGCCCCCTTTGATGTCAGGCAGTTAAGCATTCAATGCCGCAATGAAACAACCCCGTAACGGGGACAATCGCGACAATTCTCGCCCCTGCCGCAAGGTTAGGCAGGATGATCACAAAACATCCCGCGCCAGTTGCTCCAACTGGCCTTCCAGCTTGGCCGACAAGACCTTGAACTGCGCCAGTTCCCCCTCGTCCAGGCAGTTCAGCCACCGCTGCTGCCACTCCAGGGCCAAAGGCGCGATTCTCTCATAGAGTGCCCTGCCCTTGGGTGTGAAGGACAGACGCAGCAACCGCTGATCAGATGGGTGCGTGTCACGCGATAGCAGCCCCGCCTCCACCAGCGATGTCACGGCCCGGCTGACCTTGGCCTTGTCCATGGCGGAGCGTTCGACAATGTCGTTGGATGACAAGGGCTGTTCACGGCCCAGAATCGCCATCACGCGCCATTCGGGGATGGAAATGCCGAACTGCGCCTCGTACCGGCGCGCCAGCTCCCGGCTGACGCGCTTGGCCAGGACGTTCAGGCGATAGGGCAGAAAATCGTCAAGGTCGAGCATGTCGCAAGGGTGGCCTGCCCAAAGCGGACTTGCAAGCCCCTCATTGATCCGGCATATTCGTTTCATATGAAACGATATAGTTTCAAGCGGGAGAGCACCATGCGCCGGTACATTTCCTTCCCCCGTGTCGAGGGCACCTCCTCACGCCAGGCCCATGCCGACCTGCCGACGGGCACGTATGAGCGGGAGTTGGGCCGCGAGGGCTTCTTCGGCCCCGCAACCCACATGTACCATCGCAACGCCCCCACCGGCTGGACCAGTTGGGAAGGCCCCTTGCGCCCCCGCGCCTTCGACCTGAATCAACTGGTGGAGGGCATGTCCGTCGGACCCTGGGGGGCAAAGGAAGTGCTGTTCAACGCCCATTGCCGCATGCGCATGTGGCGCTGCGACCGGCCCATGGACCATCTGGCCCGCAATGGCGACGGCGACGACCTGATCTTCGTGCATGAGGGCGAGGGAGAGCTTTACTGCGACTATGGTCACCTGACCATTACGGCAGGCGACTATGTCGTCCTTCCGCGCGGCACCATGTGGCGTCTGAACCCGACCAAGCCGGTGACGGCCTTACTGATTGAGGCGACAGGATCGATCTACCAGCTACCCGACCGCGGCCTGGTCGGCCCGCATGCCGTATTCGATCCCGCCATCCTGGACACGCCCAAGATCAACGAGGCGTTTCTGGATCAGCAGTCAGACAATGGTCCGGGCGGTTCTTGGCGCGTGCTGGTGAAGCGGCGGGGTGCCATCAGCACGGTGACCTATCCGTTCAACCCGCTGGATGCCGTGGGCTGGAAGGGTGATCTGGCACCCGTGCGCCTGAATGTGAGGGATGTGCGGCCGCTGATGAGCCACCGCTACCACCTGCCACCCAGCGCACACACCACCTTCGTCGCCAACCGCTTCGTCGTCTGCACCTTCGCCCCGCGCCCGTTCGAGACGGATGAGGGGGCGATCAAGATCCCGTTCTTCCACAATAACGACGATTATGACGAGGTGCTGTTCTACCATGCCGGCGATTTCTTCAGCCGCGACAATATCAAGGCCGGCATGATGACCTTCCACCCATCAGGCTTCACCCACGGGCCGCACCCCAAGGCATTGGGCAAGATGCTGGTGCAAACCAAGCCCGCCACCGACGAATATGCCGTCATGGTCGATACCCGCGACGCGCTGGAGGTGGCGGACCTGCCGGGCGGCGTGGAGAACCCTGCCTACGCCGATAGCTGGCGCGTGAAACCGTAACAGCCTGCCATCACACAGATTTCCGTCCTGGAGTGTTCCCCCATGAAACTCGCTTCCCTACAGCAGGGCCGTGATGGCCGGTTGGTTGTCGTGTCGGATGACCTGTCGCGCTGCGTGCCCGTGCCGGAGATCGCGCTGACCCTGCAACAGGCGCTGGACCATTGGGACAACGTGGCCCTGGCGCTGAACGCCATTGCGGTCAGGCTGAACACCGGTGAGATCAAGGGCCAGCCCTTCGATGAGACGGAATGCGCCAGCCCTCTGCCGCGCGCCTATCAATGGGCGGATGGGTCGGCCTATGTGAACCATGTGGAACTGGTGCGGAAGGCCCGCAACGCAGAGATGCCGCCCAGCTTCTGGACCGATCCCCTGATGTATCAGGGCGGGTCCGACAGCTTCCTGTCGCCCCACGACCCGATCCTGATGGCGGATGAGGCCTATGGCATCGATCTGGAGGGCGAGGTGGCCGTGGTCACGGGCGATGTGCCTATGGGTGTCACCCCGGAGCAGGCCAAGGCCCATATCCGCCTTGTCATGCTGGTCAATGACGTGTCCTTGCGCGGCCTGATCCCGAACGAGTTGGCCAAGGGTTTTGGCTTCTTCCAGTCCAAGCCTAGCAGCGCCTTCAGCCCTGTGGCCGTCACGCCCGACAGCCTGGGCGACGCCTGGGATGGCGGCAAGCTGCATCTGCCCTTGTTGTCCGCCATCAATGGTCAGCCGTTCGGCAAGCCCAATGCCGGGGTCGACATGACCTTCGACTTCCCCACCCTGATTGCACATGCGGCCAAGACGCGCCCCCTATCGGCGGGCACCATCATCGGGTCGGGCACGGTATCCAACAAGGATCCGGATGGCGGGCCGGGCCGTCCGGTATCGGAAGGCGGCCTGGGCTATAGCTGCATCGCCGAAATCCGCACCATCGAGACCATCCGCGACGGCAAGCCCAGCACCCCTTTCCTGCGCTTTGGCGACCGCGTGCGGATCGAGATGAAGGATAAGGATGGGCGCTCCGTGTTCGGTGCCATTGATCAGGAAGTTGCCAAGTACGAGGGCTAGAGCGGCTTGCCGGAAGCCGCTCCGGCGGCGACTGCCGCCGCGCGGCACATGCCGCGTTAGCCAAGCCGCGGATGCGGCGCCGGCGACTGAGGCAACTTTGTTAAAGCCCCCGCAAGCCCCCGCTGGCCCGGATCACCTCCCCCGTGATCCAGGCGGCGTCGGGTCCGGCCAGCCAGGCGACCACGGCAGCAATGTCCTCAGGCTCCCCAATCCGGCCAAGGGCGGTACGCTTGATAATCTCGCCTTCGCGCGACCGGTCACCGGACTTGAACCGGTCGGTGGCGGTCACGCCGGGGGCGACGGTGTTGATATTGATGCCCAGCGGCCCCAGCTCCTGCGCCAGGACGCCGGTCATGGCATGCACGGCCCCCTTGGACGCGGCATAGACGGAACGGAGGCCCACGGGCATGTCGGTGATGACGCTGCCGATATTGATGATCCGCCCGCCGGGCTTCATCGCCCGCGCCGCCTCCCGCGCCATCAGCAGGGGCGTGGCGGCATTGACGGCCAGGACCTGGGCCAGTTCCAGCGAATTGATCTCCGCAATAGGCGCGAAACGGCCCGTGCCGGCATTATTGACCAGGATGTGGGGCACGCCCAGCGATGCCGACACGGCGGCGAACAGGGCCACGGCCCCGCCCCGGTCCGACAGGTCGGCAAGGTCGGCCTGGAAGGCCTGCGCCCTCACGCCATATTCGCGGCCACAGCGTTCGGCCAGTTCCTCCGCTGATTGCCGGTGGGATCCATAATGGACAGCCACATTCGCCCCCTCACGGGCCAGCCGTTCGGCAATCGCGGCACCGATGCCGCGGGAGGCCCCCGTAACCAATGCTATCCTGCCTTCCAACGGACGGGCCATCGCCCCCTCCCCCTCATCGCAACCCCTGGCCGGTGATACCACGAAGATGCAGCTTCACACCTATTTCCGCTCCTCCGCCGCCTATCGTGTCCGCATTGCGCTGGCGCTGAAGGGCCTTGCCTGGGACCCGGCCTATGTCCACCTGCTGAAGGACGGTGGTCAACAGAAGGCGCCCTCCTATCGGACCGTCAACCCGCAGGGACTGGTGCCAACCCTGGTGGATGGCGACGCGGTCATCCCGCAATCGCTGGCCATTCTGGAATATCTCGAGGAACGGCACCCGACACCGGCCCTGCTGCCGGCAGACCCGGCAGGACGGGCCAAGGCGCGCGCCATGGCGTTGGCGATTGTCGCGGACATCCACCCGCTCAACAATCTGCGCGTCCTGACCTATCTGCGTGGCACCCTGGGTCAGGGAGAGGAAGCCGTGAAGGCCTGGATCGTACATTGGACGGCGGAAGGGTTCGCGGCCCTGGAGCAGATGGCGGAGGGACCGGACTTCTGCATCGGCCGGGCGCCCAGCTTCGCCGACCTGTGCCTGGTGCCACAGATGTTCAACGCCCGGCGATTTGGCGTGGACCTGACACCCTATCCGAAGCTGGTGGCCATCGACGGCCATTGTCAGGCGCTGCCGGCGTTCCAGGCGGCGGCTCCCGGGCGGCAGGGGGATGCGGAATAACAAAAGGCCCCTTCCGATTCAACCGAAGGGGCCTGTTCATTTGGATGAGCCGGCGCCTTACCGCGCCGGCTCGTCCGAAATCTGAACCGCCAGCTTGCCGGTATTGCCGCCCGTGAACAGCTTGTTGAAGCTGGTCAGGGTGTTCTCCAGGCCCTGGTCCAGCTCCACCTTCCACTTGATCTGTCCAGCGGCCAGCCAGGGGCCCATTTCGGCATACATCTCCGCCATGCGGGGCGCGTAATCCAGGACCAGGAACCCCTCCATCCGCGCCCGGCGGCTGACCAGGACGGACAGGTTGCGCGGGCCGGGCGCCGGCTCAGTGGAATTATACTGGCTGATGGCACCACAGAATGGGATACGACCCTTCACGTTCAGCAGGCTCAGCGCCACCTCTGTGATTTCGCCGCCCACATTCTCGAAATAGATATCGATGCCGTCGGGCACAGCGTTCTTCAGCGCCTTCTGCCAGCCCTTTTCCTTGTAATTGACGGCGGCGTCATAGCCCAGCTCGCCCGTCAGCCAGTTGCACTTGTCAGCAGACCCGGCAATGCCGACAGCGCGGCAGCCCTTCAGCTTGGCGATCTGCCCGACCAGGGAGCCGACGGCACCGGCGGCGGCGGAAACGACAACCGTCTCGCCTTCCTTCGGCTTGCCGATATCCAGCAGGCCGAAATAGGCCGTGGCCCCCGTCATGCCCAGCGGCCCCATATAGGCCAGCAGCGGCAGGCCCGGAATGTTCGGCACGCGGCCAAAGGACGACCCGTCGGCAACGGTATAGTCGGCCCAGCTGCCCATGCCGGTGACGATATCACCGACCTTGAACTTGGCATGGTTGGACTGATCCACTACGCCCAGCACCAGACCACGCATGGTGGTATTCAGCGGGACCGCCGGCAGGTAGCTGTCATACTGCATCCAGACCGCATTGGTCGGGTCCAGCGACAGATAGACGGAGCGGACCCGGATCTGCCCCTCGCCGGCGTCGGGCACCGGCGCCTCGCGCAGGGACAGAACCTCGCTGAAATTTCCGCCCTTGGGGCGGTCCAGCAGCAGCCAGTGACGGTTGATCGCGGTGGACATGGAAATCTCCCAGATGATTTATCGGATGATTGAGGGACAGCATCGTTCAAACGATTGTTCGACTCAAGTGCGTTTTCGTCCGATCGTTCGAAAATCAACAGCCGCGACGGGTTGTCATCCCAACGGTGTTGGCGCAACATCACCAGACCCAGGAAACAGTGGAAAGCCCGCAAAGACGGGCCGGGTGGGGGGATGGGTTTTCTTTTGCCAACTTTTGACGACGCGACAGAACAGCGTTTCGACGTGTGGCGCGCCTCGCGTCTGAACGATGCCTTGTCTGCCCCGGTGGCAATCGGTGCATTGGCCATGTTCAGCTTCTTGCTGTGGGACTGGCTGCTGGACCCAACTCAGTTCTATGCCTGCATTGCTATCCGCACCGTCGGTACGCTGGCCATGCTGTGGT
Proteins encoded in this region:
- a CDS encoding fumarylacetoacetate hydrolase family protein yields the protein MKLASLQQGRDGRLVVVSDDLSRCVPVPEIALTLQQALDHWDNVALALNAIAVRLNTGEIKGQPFDETECASPLPRAYQWADGSAYVNHVELVRKARNAEMPPSFWTDPLMYQGGSDSFLSPHDPILMADEAYGIDLEGEVAVVTGDVPMGVTPEQAKAHIRLVMLVNDVSLRGLIPNELAKGFGFFQSKPSSAFSPVAVTPDSLGDAWDGGKLHLPLLSAINGQPFGKPNAGVDMTFDFPTLIAHAAKTRPLSAGTIIGSGTVSNKDPDGGPGRPVSEGGLGYSCIAEIRTIETIRDGKPSTPFLRFGDRVRIEMKDKDGRSVFGAIDQEVAKYEG
- a CDS encoding SDR family oxidoreductase — its product is MARPLEGRIALVTGASRGIGAAIAERLAREGANVAVHYGSHRQSAEELAERCGREYGVRAQAFQADLADLSDRGGAVALFAAVSASLGVPHILVNNAGTGRFAPIAEINSLELAQVLAVNAATPLLMAREAARAMKPGGRIINIGSVITDMPVGLRSVYAASKGAVHAMTGVLAQELGPLGININTVAPGVTATDRFKSGDRSREGEIIKRTALGRIGEPEDIAAVVAWLAGPDAAWITGEVIRASGGLRGL
- a CDS encoding NADP-dependent oxidoreductase; the protein is MSTAINRHWLLLDRPKGGNFSEVLSLREAPVPDAGEGQIRVRSVYLSLDPTNAVWMQYDSYLPAVPLNTTMRGLVLGVVDQSNHAKFKVGDIVTGMGSWADYTVADGSSFGRVPNIPGLPLLAYMGPLGMTGATAYFGLLDIGKPKEGETVVVSAAAGAVGSLVGQIAKLKGCRAVGIAGSADKCNWLTGELGYDAAVNYKEKGWQKALKNAVPDGIDIYFENVGGEITEVALSLLNVKGRIPFCGAISQYNSTEPAPGPRNLSVLVSRRARMEGFLVLDYAPRMAEMYAEMGPWLAAGQIKWKVELDQGLENTLTSFNKLFTGGNTGKLAVQISDEPAR
- the maiA gene encoding maleylacetoacetate isomerase translates to MQLHTYFRSSAAYRVRIALALKGLAWDPAYVHLLKDGGQQKAPSYRTVNPQGLVPTLVDGDAVIPQSLAILEYLEERHPTPALLPADPAGRAKARAMALAIVADIHPLNNLRVLTYLRGTLGQGEEAVKAWIVHWTAEGFAALEQMAEGPDFCIGRAPSFADLCLVPQMFNARRFGVDLTPYPKLVAIDGHCQALPAFQAAAPGRQGDAE
- a CDS encoding homogentisate 1,2-dioxygenase, producing MRRYISFPRVEGTSSRQAHADLPTGTYERELGREGFFGPATHMYHRNAPTGWTSWEGPLRPRAFDLNQLVEGMSVGPWGAKEVLFNAHCRMRMWRCDRPMDHLARNGDGDDLIFVHEGEGELYCDYGHLTITAGDYVVLPRGTMWRLNPTKPVTALLIEATGSIYQLPDRGLVGPHAVFDPAILDTPKINEAFLDQQSDNGPGGSWRVLVKRRGAISTVTYPFNPLDAVGWKGDLAPVRLNVRDVRPLMSHRYHLPPSAHTTFVANRFVVCTFAPRPFETDEGAIKIPFFHNNDDYDEVLFYHAGDFFSRDNIKAGMMTFHPSGFTHGPHPKALGKMLVQTKPATDEYAVMVDTRDALEVADLPGGVENPAYADSWRVKP